Proteins found in one Microbacterium sp. LWS13-1.2 genomic segment:
- a CDS encoding thiamine pyrophosphate-binding protein, whose product MTITQHLPNDADTSTSVTISGGEAVARMFAAFDAGPIFGMGGFQLLPFYDAARRLGLAHHLINDERTGIFAADAYAKASGRVGLVDATLGPGATNLVTGLVEAFNAGTPIVALVGDSHRQHSWKNMTQETRQLDILRPAVKDIIRIEMGSRIPELVRRAFAVATSGRPGPVVLDLPEDISHDMFEYELQEFSAPVENQRIPAFRSHPDAAQVTIAAELIATARTPIVLAGGGVHLSDATAAVTQFAHALNIPIAHTLTGKGALACIDPLSAGLFGRYDRIANTLIAESDLVIVVGCKLGEIATKRYSILDGKRLIHLDSTPEEFRRTTETEVVLWGDARAGVLDILAAIGSRAKGISDANAAYAAEVAKRMAQWRVDVSGRLDTNETPVAMGRLLTEINAILPEDGYLIADGGFAAHWGGLLFDTKRPGRSFIADRGFASIGYGLPGAIGVSLAAPGQAVVSITGDGGFNMALGDLETALRVNANFTVIIVNNAASGYIKALQHLVYGEGSYHASDLVEMDYAAIATSMGAHGIRVDDPADLAEALATAIATPGPSVLDVVVTRDPAKMLPGVDSRAVTIKKGDRIA is encoded by the coding sequence TTGACCATCACGCAGCACCTGCCCAACGACGCCGACACCTCGACCTCCGTCACGATCTCGGGGGGTGAAGCCGTCGCTCGAATGTTCGCGGCCTTCGATGCCGGCCCCATCTTCGGCATGGGAGGTTTCCAACTACTGCCGTTCTACGATGCGGCCCGTCGGCTCGGCCTCGCGCACCACTTGATCAACGACGAGCGCACCGGAATTTTCGCCGCCGATGCGTACGCCAAAGCGTCGGGTCGCGTCGGACTTGTCGACGCGACGCTCGGTCCCGGCGCCACCAATCTCGTGACGGGACTGGTCGAAGCTTTCAACGCGGGAACGCCAATCGTGGCTCTCGTCGGCGACTCGCATCGTCAGCACTCGTGGAAGAACATGACGCAGGAAACGCGCCAGCTCGACATCCTGCGGCCGGCAGTGAAAGACATCATCCGCATCGAGATGGGCTCGCGCATTCCGGAGTTGGTGCGCCGCGCCTTCGCCGTCGCGACATCTGGGCGGCCCGGACCCGTTGTGCTCGATCTTCCCGAAGACATCTCGCACGACATGTTCGAATACGAGCTGCAGGAGTTCTCCGCGCCCGTCGAGAACCAGCGGATCCCGGCATTCCGCTCGCACCCCGACGCCGCTCAGGTAACCATCGCCGCGGAGCTGATTGCGACCGCGCGCACCCCGATCGTATTGGCCGGCGGGGGAGTGCACCTCTCCGACGCGACCGCGGCGGTGACACAGTTCGCGCACGCGCTCAACATCCCCATCGCCCACACCCTCACGGGCAAGGGTGCACTCGCGTGCATCGATCCGCTCAGCGCGGGCCTGTTCGGGCGTTACGACCGAATTGCGAACACCCTCATCGCGGAATCCGACCTCGTGATCGTCGTCGGTTGCAAGCTCGGCGAGATCGCGACGAAGCGCTATTCGATCCTCGACGGCAAGAGATTGATCCACCTGGACTCCACTCCGGAGGAGTTCCGACGCACGACCGAGACTGAAGTCGTGCTGTGGGGCGATGCGCGCGCCGGGGTTCTCGACATCCTCGCGGCCATCGGCTCACGGGCGAAAGGGATATCGGACGCGAATGCCGCGTACGCGGCGGAAGTCGCCAAGCGAATGGCGCAGTGGCGCGTGGACGTATCTGGCCGCCTGGACACCAATGAGACACCCGTCGCAATGGGTCGCCTGCTCACGGAGATTAACGCGATCCTCCCTGAGGACGGCTATCTCATCGCTGACGGCGGTTTCGCCGCCCACTGGGGCGGACTGTTGTTCGACACCAAGCGCCCCGGCCGATCGTTTATCGCCGATCGCGGCTTTGCTTCCATCGGATATGGTCTGCCTGGCGCGATCGGGGTGTCGCTCGCCGCACCCGGCCAGGCTGTGGTCAGCATCACCGGCGACGGCGGGTTCAATATGGCACTCGGTGACCTCGAGACGGCGCTGCGCGTAAATGCGAACTTCACGGTCATCATCGTCAATAACGCCGCTTCCGGCTACATCAAGGCGCTGCAACATCTTGTCTATGGTGAAGGCTCGTATCACGCTTCTGACCTGGTCGAGATGGACTATGCCGCCATCGCCACCTCGATGGGCGCTCACGGTATCCGAGTCGACGACCCGGCCGATCTGGCGGAAGCTCTCGCCACCGCAATCGCCACTCCAGGGCCGAGCGTTTTGGACGTCGTGGTCACGCGTGATCCCGCGAAGATGCTGCCCGGTGTCGACAGTCGTGCAGTCACGATCAAGAAGGGGGACCGGATTGCATGA
- a CDS encoding transketolase C-terminal domain-containing protein, with protein MTALTYAAALDEAMADAMRADDRVFLMATNPAARLRSEFGADRVREMPIAESAMTGMAIGAAASGLRPILHFSAVNFSFVAFDQMVNQAARIRYMFGGQREFPIVFRARYLNGTRSAAQHSQTGYAYYAHAGGIKLVVPSGAADAAVLFGAAIRDPNPVMIFEPDRLHPLVDDESVPPAGPAELGRALISRPGADVTVAAIGYMVKEALRAADALAEEGISAEVIDLRTVAPLDLPTIAESTSRTGRLVVVDESMPMCSIASEVITAVVESPDVFARLSAPPLRITTTPTPVPYSPPLEDYVLPGAAHIIDGVRRVVGSDVR; from the coding sequence ATGACCGCTCTTACGTATGCCGCAGCGCTCGACGAGGCGATGGCCGACGCGATGCGCGCGGACGACCGCGTATTCCTGATGGCGACGAACCCGGCCGCGCGGCTCCGGTCGGAGTTTGGCGCCGACCGCGTCCGTGAGATGCCCATCGCCGAGTCCGCGATGACCGGGATGGCGATCGGCGCCGCCGCGTCGGGCCTTCGCCCAATCCTGCACTTCTCCGCAGTGAATTTCAGCTTCGTTGCTTTCGACCAGATGGTCAACCAGGCTGCCCGCATCCGCTACATGTTCGGAGGGCAGCGGGAGTTCCCGATCGTCTTCCGCGCCCGCTACCTCAACGGGACGCGCTCAGCTGCTCAACACTCGCAGACCGGCTATGCATACTACGCCCACGCCGGCGGCATCAAGCTCGTGGTTCCCTCAGGCGCTGCCGATGCCGCAGTGCTCTTCGGCGCCGCGATCCGTGACCCCAACCCCGTCATGATCTTCGAGCCCGACCGTCTGCATCCGCTTGTCGATGATGAATCGGTGCCGCCGGCCGGTCCCGCGGAGCTCGGCCGGGCGCTCATCTCGCGCCCTGGCGCCGATGTCACCGTCGCCGCGATCGGATACATGGTGAAAGAGGCCTTGCGGGCCGCCGACGCGCTCGCAGAGGAGGGCATTTCGGCGGAGGTGATCGACCTCCGCACGGTCGCGCCACTGGATTTGCCGACGATCGCTGAGTCGACGAGTCGCACGGGACGGCTGGTGGTCGTCGACGAATCCATGCCGATGTGCTCCATCGCGTCGGAAGTGATCACCGCGGTCGTCGAGTCGCCCGATGTCTTCGCGCGCTTGAGCGCGCCACCGCTGCGTATCACCACCACACCGACCCCGGTTCCCTATAGCCCGCCCCTCGAGGACTACGTCCTTCCGGGAGCTGCTCACATCATCGACGGCGTCCGCCGGGTCGTCGGATCAGACGTCCGATGA
- a CDS encoding SDR family oxidoreductase — protein sequence MKFSREQGFLLPGINDRVAVVTGGARGIGEAIALLLSDQGADVHVLDLTLPLKGERHPSLTYHMCDVGDANSVDAAFTEIEGVAGSAEILINNAGILRQVEFERTSLADWERTLRVNLTAGVLCTQRVLPGMRRDRYGRIVFIGSSAGKQGGGPGLAAYAASKAGVLSLAKSLAKDYSREGITVNAIAPAAIATEMIRNLSGFDGGDSLPIGRLGDPDEVAAATAFLSSSAGAFITGEILDVNGGFIVD from the coding sequence ATGAAGTTCTCGAGAGAGCAGGGTTTCCTTCTGCCCGGGATCAACGACCGCGTGGCGGTCGTTACGGGCGGTGCTCGTGGTATCGGCGAGGCGATCGCCCTCCTATTGTCAGACCAGGGTGCGGATGTGCACGTGCTCGATCTCACGCTTCCCCTCAAAGGGGAACGACACCCCTCGCTGACCTATCACATGTGCGATGTCGGCGACGCCAACTCCGTGGACGCCGCGTTCACCGAGATCGAGGGCGTGGCGGGAAGTGCGGAGATCCTCATCAACAACGCCGGCATCCTCCGCCAGGTGGAGTTCGAGCGCACGTCGCTCGCCGACTGGGAGCGTACGCTGCGCGTGAACCTCACGGCGGGCGTCCTGTGCACCCAGCGGGTACTTCCCGGCATGCGTCGTGATCGCTACGGCCGCATCGTCTTCATCGGTTCCAGCGCCGGCAAGCAGGGGGGTGGTCCGGGCCTGGCGGCGTACGCGGCGTCCAAGGCCGGGGTGCTGTCGCTGGCGAAATCGCTCGCCAAGGACTACTCGCGCGAGGGCATCACCGTCAACGCAATAGCCCCGGCCGCCATCGCGACCGAGATGATCCGCAACCTGTCCGGGTTTGATGGCGGAGACTCGCTTCCCATCGGCCGGCTAGGGGACCCGGATGAAGTGGCGGCAGCGACCGCCTTTCTCTCCTCATCCGCGGGCGCCTTCATCACCGGGGAAATCCTCGACGTCAACGGCGGCTTCATCGTCGACTGA
- a CDS encoding GntR family transcriptional regulator, which translates to MSDNQDGWVVSVEMALLKVVPAPTLREKIADSIREAITEGNLLPGQRLVERELCEMTGASRSSIREALTQLLSEELVVSVPNRGFVVAVLSLPEAQSLYEVRAELESLAARQFAERASDEDVRRLSAVVTDLTALYDEADADPFIRARDQFMEVLLAGTRNRVLEAMIDQIYTRLRRLRCASASSIARRRELIAEFQQLYRALEGRDGEQAARLSADRVRRSFEVAIPQIEMQTVSDELEAAKAAHMVGVR; encoded by the coding sequence GTGTCTGACAATCAGGATGGGTGGGTGGTGTCGGTGGAAATGGCCTTGCTGAAGGTGGTGCCGGCGCCGACGCTGCGCGAGAAGATTGCCGACAGCATTCGCGAGGCGATTACCGAAGGCAATCTGCTGCCGGGTCAGCGACTGGTGGAGCGAGAGCTGTGCGAGATGACGGGCGCGTCGCGCTCGTCGATTCGTGAGGCGCTTACCCAACTGCTGAGCGAGGAACTTGTCGTCAGCGTACCGAACCGCGGCTTCGTCGTGGCCGTACTCAGCCTGCCCGAGGCGCAGAGCCTCTACGAAGTTCGTGCAGAGCTCGAAAGCCTTGCCGCCCGTCAGTTCGCTGAGAGGGCAAGCGACGAGGATGTGAGACGCCTGAGCGCCGTCGTCACAGACCTCACCGCCTTGTACGACGAAGCCGATGCCGATCCCTTCATCCGGGCGCGAGATCAGTTCATGGAGGTGCTGCTGGCAGGCACCCGTAACCGTGTTCTCGAGGCGATGATCGATCAGATCTACACCAGATTGCGTCGCCTACGCTGCGCGTCAGCATCCAGTATCGCGCGGCGCCGCGAACTGATTGCCGAATTCCAACAGCTTTATCGTGCGCTGGAAGGGCGAGACGGCGAGCAAGCAGCGCGGCTCTCCGCTGACCGCGTCCGCAGGTCGTTCGAGGTGGCCATCCCGCAGATCGAGATGCAGACAGTCAGCGATGAGCTCGAGGCCGCGAAAGCCGCTCACATGGTCGGTGTGCGCTAG